The following DNA comes from Rhodopirellula bahusiensis.
GGTGCCGCCATCATCATGCTGAGCACCGACGTCAATAGGCACAACGCGATCGTCCAACGAACGAAGTGTGCGAAGCCGTTGCCACCAAGACTGGCCGCGGCGATGGCCGCCACATCAGGTTTGCCAACGATGCTTTCTGCCGGAGGTGCAAAAACAAAAACGGCGTTGAGACTGAGATACAAAACCGTCGTTGCCACGGTTCCAAAGACCAAGGCTCGGGGAACGACGCGGGTTGCATCAGCCACTTCATCAGCGACATAGACCGCTGCATTGAATCCGGAATAGCTCAGCGAAATCCAAACCAGACTGCCCGCGAATGCTGTCCAGAGCGACCAGGTGTTTGTTTCAGGAACCGGTTCTCGCGCTGACGGACGAATCACCAAATCGCCCGCAAACCATTGGTAAGCGGCGAACACAAGAATCGTTCCCAGAAGAATCAGCTTGACGCTAACAGCGATGTTTTGCGTGGTGGCTCCCACACGAGGGTGCAAGCCGTGAAAGAAGCCCGCCAAGACGATCGCCATAATCGTGACAATGCCAGCTGGCATCCACTCGGGACGCAAGTCTTCCGGCAACAGGTAGCCTTCCAGTGCGGTGGCGGCGAACGCGATCGCACCAGAGAAACCAGCGATCAGAGAGACCCATCCGGCAACGTAACCCAGCAACGGATGAGCAGCCCTTGAAAGAAAGAGGTATTCACCACCTGACTGCGGCATCACACGAATCAGCATCGCGTAACTGATCGCTCCCGCAACGGCCACGATTCCACCTGCCAACCAAGCCCAGAGAACTTGTTCGGGCGAACCTAAGTCAGCCAGCGAAAACCCGGACGTCGTGAACACGCCGGCTCCGATCATGTTGGCAATGACCAGAAACGCGAGGGTCCAGAATCCGTATTTGCCGCTCAAACGACTGCTTTCTTAGGATGGTTCCGAGCTCGATTTGTTCCCGGCGGATGCTAAGAACGAAATCGATTGGGGGCGGTGATCGCCAATGTAATCCAATCGCCGGAAGGCGGCATCGCTACGGAGCCACACTCACCCGCGAGGGTGTGTGGAAGTTAAAGAATCGGACCCAGCGTCGCCAGCACATTGTTCCACAAGCGAAGGGGAAGAGACCATTCCGCAACCGCCCGGGCAGTGATCTCATTGGACTGCTCGATGTAGGCACACTGCCGCTCGAAGACATCGGCAGTGAGTTCGGGATTGTGGAACAGGATGTTGTTCTCGTAGTTCAGGTCAAAGCTGCGACGGTCCATGTTGGCGGAACCAATCAAAGTGACCTCATCGTCGAGGGTCACTGATTTGGTATGCAGCAAACCGCCGGTGTACTCGTGAATCTGAACGCCCGCTTCGAGCAATCCAGCGTAGTAACTTCGGCTGGCTCCTCCGACGATTCGCGAATCATTGTTGGCTGGCATGATGAGCGTTGTTTCAACGCCTCGCCAAGCGGCCGCACAAAGGGCTTGTTGCATGGACTCGTTGGGCACGTAGTACGGCGTCGAAATGGTCAACTTCCGTCGTGCCGTATGGAACAGAGTTTCAAAGACCTCTGGCATCGCTGAATCACGAACGGTCGGGCCGGTGCCGATGACTTGAGCGGGAAAACCAGGCCCCGTGTCAGGAAGCGGTCGGTCCAGCAGACTCGTCAGGTCGTCGCTGGTGCTGGACATCCAATCGGTGATAAAGAGTTCCTGGTTCTGTCGAACGATGGGTCCTTCAAAACGAATCACTGCATCGACCCAAGGAGCGTACTTGGGTTTGACTCGGAACTCAGGGTCTGCGCAGTTTTGGCTGCCGCAATACGTGATGGCTCCGTCGATCACCAGGATCTTTCGGTGATTGCGAAGGTCGATGCGTCCACGAAGAGCCCGCAGCATCAAGTTTCCAATCGGCAGGGCTCGAGAAACGTGCACTCCCGCGTCCTGCATCTCTTTCCAATGAGCCGAGCGAATGATCGTTCGAGAACCCAAGTCATCGGCCATCGCCCGGCAGGTCACGCCTCGCAGTGCGGCTCGCTTGAGAGCCTCGACCATCTTTAGACCATTGTTGTCCGGCAACCAAATGTAAAACAGCAAGTGAACATGATCCGTCGCATTGTCGATGTCCGCGATCATGGAATCGACGGCGGAGTTGGAATCGTGCATCAGTGTTCCGAAGTTGCCACCGATCGCTTCGAATCCATTGATTGACTCGCCCATTCGAAACAGATGCTGATATCGATTTGGAACATTCGCCACCGCGTGCCGGGACTCCTCTGGATTGATCTCCGGTGTCGCTGGCAAGCATTTCATCACTTGCTTCATGCGTTCCATGCGTCGACGCCCGATGTTGGTCTCACCAAACAACACGTATAGAAACACGCCCAGGAATGGAACGGCCGCGATGACAGTCACCCAAGCGATGCGTGAAGCAGGTTCACGGTGAGGTCGCGACATCACGCGAATGATCGTGATTGCTTCGATGGCAACGTGTGCAACCAGACCGATCGAAACCGCGTCAATGTGAATTTGAAAGTATTGTCCGAGATCCATTTGCTAGTTCAGTCGACGTCAGGTTTGGCGAGGAGAAGAGGTCAAGAGCTTTCTGGTCGTGCAATCGCAACCGACATGATGTTGGGAAATGAACAAAGCCAATCGACAAGACCAGTTGGGATCTGGTGTCGATCGGCTTTGATGTCACCCGGTCGTCGCTGAATCGTGGTCAAACTCTGATGTCAGGCTGAACGGCAGTTGCCTGACGAGGGGCCACGTTTCCACGTCAGACGTCTAGAACTGCATTTTGAACTTCTGAGTCATATCGCGACGCATTGCGGCGGTCAGTTTGTCAATCTGATTGAGCGCTTCTCGGTAGTTTCCATAGGCGTTGCCTTGGGCAATCGCACTGGTGACGCGTTGGTAATCCGTGGTGCTGTTGGTGTTGTAGTAACCATAGCCATCGTTGTAGTAGCCGGTGTCGAGGCTCTGGCTGGCTTTGATTTTTCCGGCGTCGATGTTGGTTTGCCTAACGGTCAGTGCATTGCCGCGAAGCAATTCGGCCACGTTGGTTCCGTACTGAACCATGGCGGGGTCGACGTTGAGTGTGCCGATTTCGTCGATCTGACGAGCTCGTTGGTCGCTCCACTTTGCCATCGCACCAGCGGTTTGCGATTTGTGGTCGCGTGTGTGTTCGATGATGGAGTTGACTTCATCGAAGTAGTGCTTGGACTCGTAAGCGATTCGTTGTTCTTCGCTCTGTTCAGAGAGGCTGGCTCGTGCGGCGGCCTGTTGAGCTTGGCTTTGAAGGCTGAAGATGCCCATCAAACCGCTGAGGCTGGATTGGGTGATCGGACCTTTGAGCGAGAGTGAATTTCCTTCGACAGAAACTTCCCATTGTTTCACTTCGGGAGCACCGGTGCCGTTGCGTTGAAGGATCTCAGCGAGCAGTTCTGGGGCGATCAATTTCAGTGACGAAGGCGATTTAGAAAATTCGAATTTCGCGATGCACTCGTTGAGACTGCGGCGACCAACGATGATGCTGCAGCCTTGGATCGATGCGAGGGTGCCGGCGACGGACTCCGGAGAGTTGGACTTCAGCGAGTCCAGTCCTTCGAGTCGCGTCTTCAAAGGAACCGGTGACAGGACGTTGTCCAAGTCAATTGCCAACATGAATGACAGAAACGACTCAGGTTGTTTGGCGTGAGCACTCAGGAACGGTGTGTACTTCACATCGATGACCGGGGTCAGCCACCCTGCCAAGAGCGATCGATCGGTGGGGCGAAGAATGCCCAAGCGTTCAGGATGGTCTTCACCGGGAACGAAGTAGGTTTGGTTGGGAGCGTGCACCACGTCATGATCGACAACGTTGTCCACATAACCGCCCAAACGATCCGCCAATTTCTTTGCATCAACAGGTTGGTTGAGAACCGCATAGCCAGCTTCCCATTTGGGACGCAGGGTTGCGATTTCGAGATCCGCGAGAAACCAGACTTCGCTGACTTTGGAAGAGGCGGCGGGTGAGAAGCCGGCATCCTTCATCAGTTTGTTCAGGGCGGGAACGTTGACATAGCCAATGGCATTCCCGGGTGCGGGTGATCGGTCGAGCAGCAGCTCAATCTTGGCTTTTTCTTCTGCGTGAACGACAGATGAAGAAATTGAGAAAAGAAGAGCAAGGGCCATCACAGGGCCCAAATTCATCAGCGTTCGCATGGTTTCGGCTCGGTACGTCAAAGGAGGTGGATCAAAGGCTCGATCCGCGGAGCGATTAGAAGAGATAGTTCATCCAACTGTTCGCACGGATAAGAAACATGACAGGAATTCCGGCTATTTGGACGTCACCAGTATAGACAGCGGCTTGCCCTTGTGCACCGCCGGGCAGCGGGTGGGAATCAACCTCATCGAGCTGAATTCGGACCGCGAATTGTGTTGGTTTTCCCGACGCCAAGTCAGTGGGAATGGCGCCGCTGGCAACCAACTGGCCCGTGCCGGAAACACTGATCACGTCGAGTACCTGCCCCGTCAAAATCTCACCTGGATAGGCGTCCATTGCCAATTCCGCGTATTGTTCGGGTTTGATCCGTAAGAAGTTTTTCTCGTCGAATACGGCGACAATCACGCCTCGCTTATGTTCGTCGGTGTCACGAATGAATGACATGACGGGGCCGGTCGTGGGACCCAACAGCATGCCAGGGTGAAGTTGAAGGTTGGTCACATAGCCGTTCGCGGGCGCCCGGACGGTCGTTTGCTGAAGATCATATTCTGCATTGTCCAGCGTTGTCTCAGCCTGTGTTTGCTTTGCCTGTGCCACTCCGACCGAGATGCTCGCTTGCTTCAGCGATTGTTCAGCCTGGTTCAATGCAGCGCCAGCCTGTTGGAACTGCGTTTCCGCACGCTCTAATTCGTCTT
Coding sequences within:
- a CDS encoding APC family permease gives rise to the protein MSGKYGFWTLAFLVIANMIGAGVFTTSGFSLADLGSPEQVLWAWLAGGIVAVAGAISYAMLIRVMPQSGGEYLFLSRAAHPLLGYVAGWVSLIAGFSGAIAFAATALEGYLLPEDLRPEWMPAGIVTIMAIVLAGFFHGLHPRVGATTQNIAVSVKLILLGTILVFAAYQWFAGDLVIRPSAREPVPETNTWSLWTAFAGSLVWISLSYSGFNAAVYVADEVADATRVVPRALVFGTVATTVLYLSLNAVFVFAPPAESIVGKPDVAAIAAASLGGNGFAHFVRWTIALCLLTSVLSMMMAAPRVYAKMADDGMLPAWMRFRGEAPFAATVVQIAVAVTLVLISDLQGLLSYLGLTLSLSAACSVCCLFLPSIRNSANAAPNYCLIAPAFYVAATILSAAIMTINDPKQLIATGITFMVGGTMYVLTTQFKSEDSIDQAE
- the cls gene encoding cardiolipin synthase; the protein is MDLGQYFQIHIDAVSIGLVAHVAIEAITIIRVMSRPHREPASRIAWVTVIAAVPFLGVFLYVLFGETNIGRRRMERMKQVMKCLPATPEINPEESRHAVANVPNRYQHLFRMGESINGFEAIGGNFGTLMHDSNSAVDSMIADIDNATDHVHLLFYIWLPDNNGLKMVEALKRAALRGVTCRAMADDLGSRTIIRSAHWKEMQDAGVHVSRALPIGNLMLRALRGRIDLRNHRKILVIDGAITYCGSQNCADPEFRVKPKYAPWVDAVIRFEGPIVRQNQELFITDWMSSTSDDLTSLLDRPLPDTGPGFPAQVIGTGPTVRDSAMPEVFETLFHTARRKLTISTPYYVPNESMQQALCAAAWRGVETTLIMPANNDSRIVGGASRSYYAGLLEAGVQIHEYTGGLLHTKSVTLDDEVTLIGSANMDRRSFDLNYENNILFHNPELTADVFERQCAYIEQSNEITARAVAEWSLPLRLWNNVLATLGPIL
- a CDS encoding HlyD family secretion protein; protein product: MSWILSGLYCGTIWLIFAKLKLIRLSLPVAIVLASVGPGLIIALLFCAQYFHPYTKQSIVIAQIDPITAQLSVSGRVNEVRVAPNEPIQKGDVLFTVDPVPYQNAVNLAKAGLEQAKQNVELSKSTVELSNATLDRAKADLTYATNDRDRYQKLRESGGASQDELERAETQFQQAGAALNQAEQSLKQASISVGVAQAKQTQAETTLDNAEYDLQQTTVRAPANGYVTNLQLHPGMLLGPTTGPVMSFIRDTDEHKRGVIVAVFDEKNFLRIKPEQYAELAMDAYPGEILTGQVLDVISVSGTGQLVASGAIPTDLASGKPTQFAVRIQLDEVDSHPLPGGAQGQAAVYTGDVQIAGIPVMFLIRANSWMNYLF